A single Candidatus Limnocylindrales bacterium DNA region contains:
- a CDS encoding TerB family tellurite resistance protein: MPIADFLGLSRKKTAASSAETETVRKIVAALDSMDADQAKYVAAFAFILCRVARADLDVSQHEQEAMEEIVTKLGGLPEEQAVLVVQMAKTQNMLFGGTENFLVTREFNKLATREQKLSLLECLFAVSSSDESISQTEDNEISRICSELQLPHEDRIAARTRFREHLAVLKLR; encoded by the coding sequence ATGCCGATCGCCGATTTCCTGGGCCTGTCCCGCAAGAAGACCGCTGCCTCCTCCGCGGAGACCGAAACCGTCCGCAAGATCGTCGCTGCCCTGGACTCGATGGATGCGGACCAGGCCAAGTACGTCGCAGCCTTCGCGTTCATCCTGTGCCGCGTCGCGCGCGCCGACCTCGACGTCAGCCAGCACGAGCAGGAGGCGATGGAGGAGATCGTCACGAAGCTCGGCGGCCTTCCCGAGGAGCAGGCGGTGCTCGTCGTGCAGATGGCCAAGACGCAGAACATGCTGTTCGGCGGCACCGAAAACTTCCTGGTCACGCGCGAGTTCAACAAGCTGGCGACGCGCGAACAGAAGCTGTCGCTGCTCGAGTGCCTGTTCGCCGTCAGCTCCTCGGACGAATCGATCTCGCAGACCGAAGACAACGAGATCAGCCGCATCTGCAGCGAGCTGCAGCTCCCGCACGAGGACCGCATCGCGGCGCGTACGCGCTTTCGCGAGCACCTCGCCGTGCTCAAGCTGCGCTGA
- a CDS encoding TetR/AcrR family transcriptional regulator: MAASSIHGDAAAGPAAGAAEPEEGRRSRRRRELHQRIFDTARALFLQKGFEATRVEDIAAAADIAPATFFNHFPSKEAVLREMAGEVFTRFHSLVREQLARDVSTRDRLIGFADTAARLVERGPELTRRVLLEVHKAVGPGQAGAELAGLEAEMAAVVRAGVERGDVRSDVEESLLAELAVSAIIGVMTRWIHDGAYPLRERMRQAASFLAEAFAPGRPQT, encoded by the coding sequence ATGGCCGCTTCCTCTATTCATGGTGATGCAGCGGCCGGCCCGGCCGCGGGCGCGGCCGAGCCCGAGGAAGGCCGCCGCAGCCGCCGCCGGCGCGAGCTGCACCAGAGGATCTTCGACACCGCCCGCGCCCTGTTCCTGCAGAAGGGCTTCGAGGCCACCCGCGTCGAGGACATCGCCGCCGCGGCCGACATCGCGCCGGCGACGTTCTTCAATCACTTCCCGAGCAAGGAGGCTGTCCTTCGCGAGATGGCCGGCGAGGTGTTCACGCGCTTCCATTCACTGGTGCGCGAGCAGCTCGCGCGCGACGTGTCCACGCGCGATCGCCTGATCGGATTCGCCGACACCGCCGCGCGCCTGGTCGAGCGCGGTCCGGAGCTGACCCGGCGTGTGCTTCTCGAGGTGCACAAGGCCGTGGGCCCCGGCCAGGCAGGAGCGGAGCTTGCCGGCCTGGAGGCCGAGATGGCCGCCGTCGTCCGCGCCGGCGTCGAGCGCGGCGACGTCCGCAGCGATGTCGAGGAAAGCCTGCTGGCCGAGCTGGCCGTCAGCGCGATCATCGGCGTCATGACGCGCTGGATTCACGACGGCGCCTATCCGCTGCGCGAGCGCATGCGGCAGGCCGCGTCTTTTCTCGCCGAAGCCTTCGCGCCCGGCCGTCCTCAGACCTGA
- a CDS encoding nitronate monooxygenase family protein, whose product MQTELCRKLGIEFPIFAFTHCRDVVAAVSNAGGFGVLGAVGFSPEQLEVELKWIDEHVGDRPYGVDIVIPQKYEGMGEIDPDALETMLRAQIPSEHREFARKLLADHGVPELPPEEKTRELLGWTEATAGPQVETALRHEKVRVIANALGTPPREIIEHIQSTGRMVAALCGSPKQALAHKEAGLDFIIAQGTEGGGHTGEIGSVVLWPQVIDAVAPLPVLAAGGIGTGRQIAAALAMGAQGVWTGSIWLTVTEADSPPEQKESYLKATSRDTIRSRAWTGKPCRMLKNEWTEAWEAPGNPKPLGMPLQFMVTADAVSRTHRYASKAQKVAFNPVGQIVGTMNEVQPVRRVMQRLVEEYLDSVERLQGLLPQA is encoded by the coding sequence ATGCAGACCGAGCTTTGCAGGAAACTGGGCATCGAGTTCCCGATCTTCGCATTCACGCACTGCCGCGACGTGGTCGCTGCGGTGAGCAACGCAGGCGGTTTCGGTGTGCTCGGCGCCGTCGGGTTCTCGCCCGAGCAGCTCGAGGTCGAGCTGAAATGGATCGACGAGCACGTTGGCGACAGGCCTTACGGCGTCGACATCGTCATCCCGCAGAAGTACGAAGGCATGGGCGAGATCGATCCGGACGCGCTCGAGACGATGCTGCGTGCGCAGATCCCGAGCGAGCACCGCGAGTTCGCCAGAAAGCTGCTCGCCGACCACGGCGTGCCCGAGCTGCCGCCCGAAGAGAAGACGCGCGAGCTGCTCGGCTGGACCGAGGCGACGGCAGGGCCGCAGGTGGAGACGGCGCTGCGGCACGAGAAGGTGCGCGTGATCGCCAACGCGCTGGGCACGCCGCCGCGCGAGATCATCGAGCACATCCAGTCCACCGGCCGCATGGTCGCCGCGCTGTGCGGCAGCCCCAAGCAGGCGCTCGCGCACAAGGAGGCCGGCCTGGACTTCATCATCGCCCAGGGCACCGAAGGCGGCGGACACACCGGCGAGATCGGCAGCGTCGTGCTGTGGCCGCAGGTGATCGATGCGGTGGCCCCTCTTCCCGTGCTCGCGGCCGGCGGCATCGGCACCGGCCGCCAGATCGCCGCGGCGCTGGCCATGGGAGCGCAAGGCGTGTGGACGGGGTCGATCTGGCTGACGGTGACGGAGGCCGATTCGCCGCCCGAGCAGAAGGAGTCGTACCTGAAGGCCACCAGCCGCGACACGATCCGCTCGCGCGCGTGGACCGGCAAGCCCTGCCGCATGCTCAAGAACGAGTGGACGGAGGCCTGGGAGGCCCCCGGCAATCCCAAGCCGCTCGGCATGCCGCTGCAGTTCATGGTCACGGCCGATGCGGTCTCGCGCACGCATCGCTATGCGAGCAAGGCGCAGAAGGTCGCGTTCAATCCGGTCGGCCAGATCGTTGGCACCATGAACGAGGTGCAGCCGGTGCGCCGCGTGATGCAGCGCCTGGTCGAGGAGTATCTGGACTCGGTCGAAAGGCTGCAGGGGCTGCTGCCGCAGGCATAG
- a CDS encoding fumarylacetoacetate hydrolase family protein gives MRLAISAAAFVSACAAPPPAETGTAVDAALFDSVTIAPTREALTFARIRTGDDHRVLAVQRYEAGQVDAVDLSAALQRDANDPVALFREYGYERLQHAIDGAAPAARVTVAAADLVQPLDLRDAHIAAGTNYPEHASDAGVENGPFLFPKLVAPTPPRAPVDAGDALLDYEVEVAWVTLEPLAKGATPPHMGVMLCNDYTDRATLLRHVDPWKPESGDGFATGKSFDGYLPVGDLFVIPRDFRSFATGLELRLYVNEAVRQQSPASLMVWDFDEILAQTWARQQTTWEHRGTRVALPGMAEGVIPERTLIMAGTPSGTVFEGVTMAQKLGGVLDWILGGWGRGVPSHAIERYIGEARSAGIYLRRGDRVVIHVERAGTIRNEVR, from the coding sequence ATGCGGCTGGCAATCTCGGCAGCAGCCTTCGTGAGCGCCTGTGCGGCCCCGCCGCCAGCGGAGACTGGCACGGCCGTCGATGCCGCGCTGTTCGACTCCGTGACCATCGCCCCCACGCGCGAGGCGTTGACGTTCGCGCGCATCCGCACCGGCGACGACCATCGCGTGCTGGCGGTGCAGCGGTACGAGGCAGGACAAGTGGACGCCGTCGATCTGTCGGCCGCGCTGCAGCGCGACGCAAATGATCCGGTGGCGCTGTTTCGCGAGTACGGCTACGAGCGCCTGCAGCATGCCATCGACGGCGCTGCGCCGGCGGCGCGTGTGACCGTTGCGGCGGCCGACCTCGTCCAGCCGCTCGACTTGCGCGATGCGCACATCGCCGCGGGCACCAACTATCCCGAGCACGCCTCCGACGCCGGCGTCGAAAACGGTCCGTTCCTGTTTCCCAAGCTCGTCGCTCCCACGCCGCCGCGCGCGCCGGTCGATGCCGGAGATGCGCTGCTCGACTACGAGGTCGAGGTTGCGTGGGTCACGCTTGAGCCGCTCGCGAAGGGCGCGACGCCGCCGCACATGGGCGTGATGCTGTGCAACGACTACACCGACCGTGCCACGCTGCTCCGGCACGTCGATCCGTGGAAGCCCGAGTCGGGCGACGGCTTCGCCACCGGCAAGAGCTTCGACGGCTATCTGCCCGTCGGCGACCTGTTCGTGATCCCGCGCGATTTTCGCAGCTTCGCCACCGGGCTCGAGCTTCGGCTCTACGTCAACGAGGCCGTGCGCCAGCAGTCGCCGGCGAGCCTCATGGTTTGGGACTTCGACGAGATCCTCGCCCAGACGTGGGCTCGTCAGCAGACGACGTGGGAGCACCGCGGCACGCGCGTGGCGTTGCCGGGCATGGCCGAGGGCGTCATTCCCGAGCGCACGCTGATCATGGCGGGCACGCCGAGCGGAACGGTGTTCGAGGGCGTCACCATGGCGCAGAAGCTCGGCGGCGTGCTCGACTGGATCCTGGGCGGCTGGGGCCGCGGCGTGCCATCGCACGCCATCGAGCGCTACATCGGCGAGGCGCGCAGCGCCGGCATCTATCTCAGGCGCGGCGACCGCGTGGTCATCCACGTCGAGCGCGCCGGCACGATTCGCAACGAGGTTCGCTGA